Proteins from a single region of Trichoplusia ni isolate ovarian cell line Hi5 chromosome 3, tn1, whole genome shotgun sequence:
- the LOC113491852 gene encoding uncharacterized protein LOC113491852 → METEKVYSNFMGTKKDGTVIKLRIVKIQEKHKKDFLDLYINHFVKEESTFRAAGVSKSARALQEFRQAVSNRMTNDAFKMVVCCLDNDDETTDTIIGGSIMELTTAENYHSNTMIPKSDEQKKLFQVYGDMVNSYEVMKAFKMEKYFVDRGVVVHPDYRGLGIAQELFKVRRMQCKEHGIPIHGAWMTSYGTQKAGERDGWITVYEIDYQELGPKHGVTFKKGPPSCKYMIARIDLD, encoded by the exons ATGGAAACAGAGAAAGTGTATTCTAACTTCATGGGAACTAAGAAAGATGGCACCGTTATCAAATTACGTATtgtaaaaatacaagaaaaacacaaaaaagattttctaGACCTGTACATCAATCATTTCGTTAAAGAGGAATCTACCTTCAGAGCTGCAG GTGTATCAAAAAGTGCGAGGGCATTGCAAGAATTCCGGCAGGCGGTATCAAACAGAATGACAAATGACGCGTTCAAAATGGTCGTTTGCTGCTTAGACAATGACGATGAAACTACTGATACTATTATTGGGGGATCTATAATGGAATTGACAACAGCGGAAAACTATCATTCGAATACg ATGATACCAAAGTCGGATGAACAAAAAAAGCTGTTCCAAGTGTACGGTGACATGGTGAACTCATACGAAGTGATGAAGGCGTTCAAAATGGAGAAATACTTTGTGGACAGGGGGGTCGTCGTTCATCCCGATTATAGAGGGCTTGGTATAGCACAGGAACTCTTTAAAGTCAG GCGGATGCAGTGCAAGGAACACGGTATACCTATTCACGGAGCCTGGATGACGTCATACGGAACTCAAAAGGCGGGCGAACGTGACGGCTGGATCACAGTATACGAAATTGATTATCAAGAGCTAGGACCCAAACATGGCGTCACCTTCAAAAAGGGACCGCCTTCATGCAAATATATGATCGCTAGAATTGATTTGGATTAA
- the LOC113491853 gene encoding uncharacterized protein LOC113491853, whose amino-acid sequence MIRTLGKNGGNIIMKKTRVKKRDGSFLNLCFFGVPKDRIDDLVEFQMNNYVSYELTYRISGLPYSKEALTEYRDILKSKLSDPSTFTLVCCEEKDNKILPKIIASDSVRLIKQGEPYNNDIPPNLKTTEVKNYFRILRDWNNLFPVPDLMKKYNLDCFFDGQGTAVHRDYTGNGIVYHSMSIRRQVCQTLGVPMAGAWLTTVATEKATKRTGWEVVHETSREQLEKVLNLTLESTPSTYKYSILRA is encoded by the exons ATGATAAGAACGTTAGGAAAAAATGGCGGCaatataataatgaagaaaacCAGGGTCAAGAAACGTGATggatcttttttaaatttgtgtttttttggtGTCCCGAAGGATCGGATTGACGACTTGGTCGAGTTTCAAATGAACAATTATGTAAGTTACGAGTTGACGTATCGTATTTCAG gtttaccATACAGTAAAGAGGCTCTAACTGAATATAGAGACATTTTGAAAAGCAAACTTTCCGATCCTTCAACTTTTACTCTAGTCTGCTGTGAAGAAAAAGACAACAAAATTCTGCCGAAAATCATAGCAAGCGACTCTGTGAGGTTGATAAAACAAGGAGAACCATACAACAATGATATTCCACCAAAT TTAAAGACAACAGAGGTCAAGAATTATTTCCGAATCCTACGAGATTGGAATAATTTGTTTCCAGTTCCCGATCTCATGAAGAAGTATAATTTAGACTGCTTTTTTGATGGACAAGGAACTGCGGTTCATCGCGACTACACTGGGAATGGAATTGTTTACCATAGTATGAGTATTAG GCGTCAAGTTTGTCAAACACTTGGTGTACCAATGGCTGGTGCATGGTTGACGACAGTTGCCACTGAAAAAGCTACCAAGCGAACCGGATGGGAAGTAGTACATGAAACAAGCCGAGAACAACTGGAAAAAGTATTGAATTTAACACTAGAAAGTACACCTTCTACTTATAAGTATTCTATTTTGAGAGCTTAA
- the LOC113492391 gene encoding uncharacterized protein LOC113492391, with amino-acid sequence MLRSLSRNANVIMKRTTVKKRDGTVLNLCFFDLPKDRIEDLVEFQMNNFVRYELTFRISGLPDSKEALLEYRDILRNKLSDPSAFTFICCEERDNQVLPKIIASDSMRLIKRGEPDKDDMLTNFKTKEVKNYFRILRDWNNLYPVPDLMKKYNLEYFFDGQGTAVHHDYKGNGIVYHKMVLR; translated from the exons ATGTTAAGGTCGCTAAGTAGGAATGCCAACGTAATAATGAAACGAACAACAGTGAAAAAACGTGATGgaactgttttaaatttgtgtttttttgatCTCCCGAAGGACCGAATTGAAGACTTAGTTGAATTTcaaatgaataattttgttagATATGAGTTGACGTTTCGCATTTCAG gtttGCCAGATAGCAAGGAAGCACTACTTGAATATAGAGACATTTTAAGAAACAAGCTCTCCGATCCATCAGCTTTTACCTTTATATGTTGTGAAGAAAGGGACAACCAGGTTCTGCCGAAAATTATAGCAAGTGACTCTATGAGGTTGATAAAACGGGGAGAACCTGACAAAGATGACATGCTAACAAAC tttaaaacaaaagaggtgAAGAACTACTTTAGAATTCTTAGAGATTGGAATAATTTGTATCCAGTTCCTGATCTCATGAAGAAGTATAATTTAGAATACTTTTTTGATGGACAAGGAACTGCTGTTCATCACGACTACAAGGGGAATGGTATTGTGTACCATAAAATGGTTTTGAGGTAA